A DNA window from Actinomadura luzonensis contains the following coding sequences:
- a CDS encoding glycosyl hydrolase 53 family protein produces the protein MTHHTPHARVTRRTFLTTATAAAGLALATPALPAAGETSHQARPFRTALSVSPFTEAVLARTPLTDGIRTARTAEAVQRLFVAHGATEVYARIATRRVAVDNDAQHGLDRGLERARLARRLGLPFNPELGLWAVYGDIAYQPEPDFSDYPGITLPGPWTSLTIEQMLPILYRYGVTVAAKILATGATVRVWDLGNEIEFGMAGVAIRSLVTQTADWTYSPPDAVDPAIGQMDFATLFTLSETDRIAWLRTHLWPHVGRMLAATAAGIRTVQPGARFSSHTSTIGAASPNLSVAFWQAMRAAGYQASELGTSFYPTSNDHGDRLALFKDVTTTLSSTFGKPVFVAELGYPSAAMSAPYPWNSALPGYPISPQGEHDFVRDVVAWGAGDGPLSGVRPWAPDYCVGGWQPMSHFTSSGVAEPVIDAIAEGLLLA, from the coding sequence ATGACGCACCACACCCCCCATGCCCGTGTCACCCGCCGAACCTTCCTTACCACCGCCACCGCCGCCGCCGGCCTCGCTCTGGCCACGCCCGCCCTGCCCGCCGCCGGCGAGACGTCGCACCAGGCCCGGCCCTTCCGTACCGCGCTCTCGGTCAGCCCGTTCACCGAAGCGGTGCTCGCCAGAACGCCCCTGACCGACGGCATTCGCACGGCGCGCACCGCGGAGGCCGTGCAGCGCCTGTTCGTCGCGCACGGGGCCACCGAGGTGTACGCCCGCATCGCGACCCGCCGCGTCGCGGTCGACAACGACGCCCAGCACGGCCTCGACCGCGGGCTCGAACGCGCGCGGCTGGCCCGCCGGCTCGGCCTGCCCTTCAATCCCGAGCTCGGCCTGTGGGCCGTCTACGGAGACATCGCCTACCAGCCCGAGCCCGACTTCTCCGACTACCCGGGCATCACCCTGCCGGGGCCGTGGACCTCGCTCACCATCGAGCAGATGCTGCCGATCCTCTACCGCTACGGCGTCACCGTCGCCGCGAAGATCCTCGCCACGGGCGCGACGGTGCGGGTCTGGGACCTGGGCAACGAGATCGAGTTCGGCATGGCCGGCGTCGCCATCCGCAGCCTGGTCACCCAGACCGCCGACTGGACCTACAGCCCGCCGGACGCCGTCGACCCGGCGATCGGCCAGATGGACTTCGCCACCCTGTTCACGCTGAGCGAGACCGACCGCATCGCCTGGCTGCGCACCCACCTGTGGCCGCACGTGGGACGGATGCTGGCCGCCACCGCCGCCGGCATCCGCACGGTCCAGCCCGGCGCCCGCTTCAGCAGCCACACCAGCACGATCGGCGCGGCCAGCCCCAACCTGTCGGTGGCGTTCTGGCAGGCGATGCGGGCGGCGGGCTACCAGGCGAGCGAGCTCGGCACCTCGTTCTACCCGACCAGCAACGACCACGGCGACCGCCTGGCCCTGTTCAAGGACGTCACCACCACCTTGAGCAGCACGTTCGGCAAGCCGGTGTTCGTGGCCGAGCTGGGATATCCCTCGGCCGCCATGTCGGCGCCCTACCCGTGGAACAGCGCGCTGCCCGGCTACCCGATCTCCCCGCAAGGCGAGCACGACTTCGTCCGGGACGTGGTCGCGTGGGGCGCCGGTGACGGGCCGCTGTCCGGCGTCCGCCCCTGGGCGCCCGACTACTGCGTCGGCGGCTGGCAGCCGATGAGCCACTTCACCTCCTCCGGCGTGGCCGAGCCGGTCATCGACGCGATCGCCGAGGGGCTGCTCCTGGCGTGA
- a CDS encoding ABC transporter substrate-binding protein has protein sequence MTNRRLPAALCVLATGALLAACSNTATPPGGGTASAALRIASNSSEKIALDAAIAAFKRANPGIDVQVTYADTDPYLTTLRTQLSSGTAPDVFFAFPAKGNAGAVQVLAPSGYLQDLSARPWAGQVPQDVKTVTQAGGKQYLLPVTFTGIGAIYNKKAMREVGGSEPTTWKDVLDLCDKARTAGRTAFALGNQTPWVTQLIDYALVSTLVYTPGSTFDADLAGGRTSFAASTGWKGAMDKYLELSKRGCFSKDPLGTPVETALQQVGKGEAVAAVQVLATAGQIRDAAAQGTELGMFPLPATDDAQATRMPGAVGTSYAINAKARDRAAAEKFIDFLAQPQIMNDYAAKSNAAPAIPNDAFAPDPAFAALLEYQKSGRTVPFMDQFWPNPKVQQAHLSGVQELFSGAATPQDVLTEMDKAYKSN, from the coding sequence ATGACGAACCGACGGCTGCCCGCGGCGCTGTGCGTCCTGGCGACCGGAGCCCTGCTGGCCGCCTGCAGCAACACCGCCACCCCTCCCGGGGGCGGCACGGCCTCGGCCGCCCTGCGCATCGCGTCCAACTCCAGCGAGAAGATCGCGCTGGACGCCGCGATCGCCGCGTTCAAGCGGGCCAACCCCGGCATCGACGTGCAGGTCACCTATGCCGACACCGACCCGTACCTGACCACCTTGCGCACGCAGCTCTCCTCGGGCACCGCCCCTGACGTCTTCTTCGCCTTCCCGGCGAAAGGGAACGCCGGCGCGGTCCAGGTCCTCGCCCCGTCCGGCTACCTCCAGGATCTGTCCGCCCGTCCGTGGGCCGGGCAGGTCCCGCAGGACGTCAAGACCGTCACGCAGGCCGGCGGCAAGCAGTACCTCCTGCCGGTCACCTTCACCGGCATCGGCGCCATCTACAACAAGAAGGCCATGCGGGAGGTCGGCGGATCCGAACCCACCACGTGGAAAGACGTGCTCGACCTGTGCGACAAGGCCAGGACCGCGGGCAGGACCGCCTTCGCCCTGGGCAACCAGACGCCCTGGGTGACCCAGCTCATCGACTACGCGCTCGTCTCCACCCTCGTCTACACCCCCGGCTCCACCTTCGACGCCGACCTGGCCGGCGGCAGGACGAGCTTCGCCGCCTCCACCGGGTGGAAGGGCGCCATGGACAAGTATCTGGAGCTGAGCAAGCGCGGCTGCTTCTCCAAGGATCCGCTCGGCACCCCCGTCGAGACCGCGCTCCAGCAGGTCGGCAAGGGCGAGGCCGTCGCGGCCGTCCAGGTTCTGGCCACCGCCGGGCAGATCAGGGACGCCGCGGCCCAAGGCACCGAGCTGGGCATGTTCCCGCTGCCGGCGACCGACGACGCCCAGGCCACCCGGATGCCGGGCGCCGTCGGCACCTCCTACGCGATCAACGCCAAGGCCCGTGACCGGGCCGCCGCCGAGAAGTTCATCGACTTTCTCGCCCAGCCGCAGATCATGAACGACTACGCCGCCAAGAGCAACGCCGCCCCCGCCATCCCCAACGACGCCTTCGCCCCCGACCCCGCCTTCGCCGCGCTCCTGGAGTACCAGAAGTCGGGCAGGACCGTGCCGTTCATGGACCAGTTCTGGCCCAACCCGAAGGTCCAGCAGGCTCACCTGAGCGGTGTGCAGGAGCTCTTCTCCGGCGCCGCCACACCGCAGGACGTCCTGACCGAGATGGACAAGGCCTACAAGAGCAACTGA
- a CDS encoding carbohydrate ABC transporter permease: MKRYTARTALLETVMIAAGAVFAFPLYVLVNLSVRRPGDPASPVAPTTSPTLANYADAWQAAGLGAALANSAIVTLAGLVVIVIVSAMAAYPLARLTSRWSRWTFLLFALGLLLPAQLALIPLYQSMRDLGLLGSVWSLVLFYCGLQVPFSVFLYAGFLRAVPAEYEEAAAIDGCTPVRVFFSVVLPLLRPVTGTVAILNAIFIWNDFLTPLLYLSGSAQQTVPVAVFQFVGQYVADWHLVFAGLVISVVPILLIYFLMQKRIIKGFAGGLKG, encoded by the coding sequence GTGAAGCGTTACACAGCGCGCACGGCGCTGCTGGAGACGGTGATGATCGCCGCCGGCGCCGTCTTCGCCTTCCCCCTCTACGTCCTGGTCAACCTGTCGGTACGCCGCCCGGGCGACCCTGCCTCGCCGGTGGCGCCGACGACGTCGCCCACCCTGGCCAACTACGCCGACGCCTGGCAGGCGGCCGGGCTGGGCGCCGCCCTGGCCAACAGCGCGATCGTCACGCTGGCCGGCCTGGTGGTGATCGTCATCGTCTCGGCGATGGCGGCCTACCCGCTGGCGCGCCTGACGAGCCGCTGGTCGCGATGGACGTTCCTGCTGTTCGCCCTCGGCCTGCTGCTGCCGGCCCAGCTCGCGCTGATCCCCCTCTACCAGAGCATGCGCGACCTCGGCCTGCTCGGCTCGGTGTGGTCGCTGGTCCTGTTCTACTGCGGCCTGCAGGTCCCCTTCAGCGTCTTCCTGTACGCGGGCTTCCTGCGGGCCGTGCCCGCCGAGTACGAGGAGGCCGCCGCCATCGACGGCTGCACCCCGGTGCGGGTGTTCTTCTCCGTCGTCCTGCCGCTGCTGCGGCCCGTCACCGGCACCGTCGCCATCCTCAACGCGATCTTCATCTGGAACGATTTCCTCACGCCGCTGCTGTACCTGTCGGGCAGTGCGCAGCAGACGGTCCCGGTGGCGGTCTTCCAGTTCGTCGGCCAGTACGTCGCCGACTGGCACCTCGTCTTCGCCGGCCTGGTGATCAGCGTCGTCCCGATCCTGCTCATCTACTTCCTGATGCAGAAGCGGATCATCAAGGGCTTCGCCGGCGGCCTCAAGGGCTGA
- a CDS encoding carbohydrate ABC transporter permease — MLPALALYLYVVLVPSFRGAGYAFTDWSGLGERMSFVGLENFARIFDDSAAQDALWQTVAITAVITIVQNVVGLLLALGVHSRIRSRNALRVLFFAPAVMTPVVTAYLWRYLYAPEGALNTALDALGLGALRQNWLGDPGLALWSVAAIVIWQFSGYSMVIFLAGLQSVPRELHEAAGVDGAGAVQRFWHITRPLLASAVTINVMLALIGGFKLFDQVYVTTGGGPGHATETLSTLIYKNAFQFGDFAYSTAIAVLLAVVVAAVSAVQYRGLRQQKGSS; from the coding sequence GTGCTCCCCGCTCTCGCGCTGTACCTCTACGTCGTGCTCGTCCCCTCCTTCAGAGGAGCGGGATACGCCTTCACGGACTGGAGCGGCCTGGGCGAGCGGATGTCCTTCGTCGGGCTGGAGAACTTCGCCAGGATCTTCGACGACTCCGCGGCCCAGGACGCGCTCTGGCAGACCGTCGCCATCACGGCCGTGATCACGATCGTGCAGAACGTGGTCGGTCTGTTGCTGGCGCTCGGCGTGCACTCGCGCATCAGGAGCCGCAACGCGCTGCGCGTGCTGTTCTTCGCGCCCGCGGTGATGACTCCCGTGGTCACGGCCTATCTGTGGCGCTACCTGTACGCCCCGGAGGGCGCGCTCAACACGGCGCTGGACGCCCTCGGCCTCGGCGCCCTGCGGCAGAACTGGCTGGGCGACCCCGGCCTCGCGCTGTGGTCGGTGGCGGCGATCGTCATCTGGCAGTTCTCCGGTTACTCCATGGTCATCTTCCTGGCCGGACTGCAGAGCGTGCCACGCGAGCTGCACGAGGCCGCCGGCGTGGACGGCGCGGGCGCCGTGCAGCGCTTCTGGCACATCACCCGCCCGCTGCTGGCCTCCGCCGTCACGATCAACGTCATGCTCGCGCTGATCGGCGGATTCAAGCTCTTCGACCAGGTGTACGTCACCACCGGCGGCGGCCCCGGCCACGCCACCGAGACCCTGTCCACCCTCATCTACAAGAACGCCTTCCAGTTCGGCGACTTCGCCTACAGCACCGCGATCGCCGTGCTCCTGGCCGTCGTGGTGGCCGCCGTCTCGGCCGTCCAGTACCGCGGCCTGCGGCAGCAGAAGGGCTCCTCGTGA
- a CDS encoding AraC family transcriptional regulator, giving the protein MANGRKGLRTARSEDDAPASHPRGRPFTDGSLAYAGRHVHEESYPAHTHSFVEVAVVVAGAGTHHSLAGRHALAAGDVVLLRPGVWHEYERCADLVLYNCCFRPGLLRRELAWAREDALLGHLLWTAPYSLGRRGMLMARLDDAALQECMAPLRALDRLGSVAGPLHRGDIIGHLTLFLSALARVVAKEGNSRLSPPASPHPAVARAMRLLEGDLAHPWTLRELAEELPMVPGSLVRLFKSAVGLPPMAYLAQQRAEAAAALLLRDERPISQVGAAVGWPDPNYFARRFKAHFGLSARAYRSRFSDDSAFLRTWLHAES; this is encoded by the coding sequence ATGGCGAACGGAAGAAAAGGGCTGCGTACGGCGCGTAGTGAGGATGATGCGCCCGCGTCTCACCCGCGCGGTAGGCCCTTCACCGACGGGTCACTCGCCTACGCGGGAAGGCATGTCCACGAGGAGTCCTATCCCGCCCACACCCACAGCTTCGTGGAGGTGGCGGTCGTCGTCGCGGGCGCCGGCACGCACCACTCGCTCGCCGGCCGGCACGCGCTCGCCGCAGGTGATGTCGTCCTGCTGCGGCCCGGCGTCTGGCACGAGTACGAGCGCTGCGCGGACCTGGTGTTGTACAACTGCTGTTTCCGGCCCGGCCTGCTGCGGCGCGAACTCGCCTGGGCCAGGGAGGACGCGCTGCTGGGGCACCTGCTGTGGACAGCCCCCTACTCGCTCGGCAGGCGCGGCATGCTCATGGCGCGGCTCGACGACGCGGCTCTTCAGGAGTGCATGGCGCCGTTGCGGGCGCTCGACAGGCTGGGTTCGGTGGCCGGTCCGCTGCACCGCGGCGACATCATCGGTCACCTGACGTTGTTCCTCAGCGCTCTGGCCAGGGTCGTGGCCAAGGAGGGGAACAGCCGGCTGAGCCCACCGGCGTCGCCGCACCCGGCCGTGGCCAGGGCCATGCGCCTGCTGGAAGGCGACTTGGCTCATCCCTGGACGCTGCGCGAGCTGGCCGAGGAGCTTCCCATGGTGCCCGGCTCGCTCGTGCGGCTGTTCAAGTCGGCCGTGGGGCTGCCGCCCATGGCCTACCTCGCCCAGCAGCGAGCCGAAGCCGCCGCCGCGCTGCTGCTGCGGGACGAACGGCCGATCTCGCAGGTCGGCGCGGCGGTGGGCTGGCCGGATCCCAACTACTTCGCGCGTCGTTTCAAGGCGCACTTCGGGCTGAGCGCGCGGGCGTACCGCAGCCGCTTCAGCGACGACTCGGCCTTTCTCCGGACCTGGCTGCACGCGGAGTCCTGA
- a CDS encoding MFS transporter gives MSEPAFPPPAAAAPAARPARASGGFITVYVLAYLGLYVAVMTPLLASLAIRLQQIDPEGKEAALGLVIGIGTLLNIIAAPVVGLLSDNTTSRLGRRRPWMLAGMPVLAAGAVLTAVLDTVPGVLLGYVVAQVGITFIMTPLLAVMPDQVPEEQRGKVGGLLGFTAQIAGVAGFQVSGALAGSPLLLFLIPALVACAAVLLLVVTMADRPLPREQRKVLDLAGLARDLTFDPRRHPDFAWTWLGRFLIQFSLMFLSTYQLYFLTDHLGYRLEEVTGLLAITGGVGLVMTSVGAVVSGYLSDRLRRRKLFIYLAAACFVVGFVIVASAASFASVLVGSQFILLGAGVFGAVDLALVNDVLPDRERSAAKYMSLAGIASALPQSVAPIVAPVILGIGGGGNYPLLFLVAAGVAIVGGLTVRLVKGVR, from the coding sequence ATGTCCGAGCCCGCATTCCCGCCTCCGGCGGCAGCCGCTCCAGCCGCGCGGCCGGCCAGGGCGAGCGGCGGCTTCATCACCGTCTATGTGCTGGCCTACCTGGGGCTGTACGTGGCGGTGATGACGCCGTTGCTGGCCTCCCTGGCCATCCGGCTGCAGCAGATCGACCCCGAGGGCAAGGAGGCGGCGCTCGGCCTGGTCATCGGGATCGGCACGCTGCTCAACATCATCGCCGCCCCGGTCGTGGGCCTGCTGAGCGACAACACCACCTCCCGCCTCGGCCGGCGCAGACCATGGATGCTGGCGGGCATGCCGGTGCTGGCCGCAGGCGCGGTGCTCACCGCCGTGCTCGACACGGTCCCGGGTGTGCTGCTGGGCTACGTCGTCGCGCAGGTCGGCATCACGTTCATCATGACCCCGCTGCTGGCGGTCATGCCGGACCAGGTGCCCGAGGAGCAGCGCGGCAAGGTCGGCGGCCTGCTCGGGTTCACCGCCCAGATCGCGGGGGTGGCCGGGTTCCAGGTGTCGGGCGCGCTGGCCGGCTCGCCGCTGCTGCTGTTCCTCATTCCGGCCCTCGTCGCCTGCGCCGCCGTGCTGCTGCTGGTGGTGACGATGGCGGACCGGCCGCTGCCTCGCGAGCAGCGCAAGGTGCTCGACCTGGCGGGCCTGGCACGCGACCTCACCTTCGACCCCCGCCGCCATCCCGACTTCGCCTGGACCTGGCTGGGGCGCTTCCTCATCCAGTTCAGCCTCATGTTCCTGTCCACCTACCAGCTGTACTTCCTGACCGATCACCTCGGCTACCGGCTCGAGGAGGTCACCGGCCTGCTGGCGATCACCGGCGGCGTCGGGCTGGTGATGACGTCGGTAGGTGCGGTGGTGAGCGGCTACCTTTCGGACCGGCTGCGGCGGCGCAAGCTGTTCATCTACCTGGCCGCCGCCTGCTTCGTGGTCGGCTTCGTGATCGTCGCCTCCGCCGCGTCGTTCGCCTCGGTGCTGGTCGGCTCGCAGTTCATCCTGCTCGGCGCCGGTGTCTTCGGGGCCGTGGACCTGGCTCTGGTCAACGACGTGCTGCCCGACCGCGAGCGCTCGGCGGCCAAGTACATGAGCCTGGCGGGGATCGCCAGCGCCCTGCCGCAGTCCGTCGCGCCGATCGTCGCCCCGGTCATCCTGGGCATCGGCGGCGGGGGCAACTATCCGCTGCTGTTCCTGGTGGCCGCAGGCGTCGCGATCGTCGGCGGGTTGACGGTCCGGCTCGTCAAGGGTGTACGGTGA
- a CDS encoding glycoside hydrolase family 78 protein, with protein sequence MITLRFEHLREPLGIGTPAPRLSWSAETGTPDWRQSAYEVEARGERVRVESAESVLVPWPFAPLAARERVAVRVRVEGPGGWSAWSEPAHVEAGLLAREDWTAAFVSPGEGSLLRGEFEVRRGVRAARLYTTALGVYEAELNGEVVGDHVLAPGWTAYEHRLRYQTFDVTDLLSEGTNCLGATLGDGWYRGRLGFEGKRALYGDRLAWLAQLEVVYDDGTAERFVTDESWRAASGPLLSSDLYDGETHDARQERRGWSSPGYDDSGWSPAEIVDHDLGTLVAPEGPPVRRTETRAPVEKRVTPGGATVYDFGQNLVGRLRITARGSAGERVTLRHAEMLQDGELCVAPLRTAKATDTYLLRGDPQGETWEPRFTFHGFRYAEVSGPVDDVVAVVCRSDLERTGWFDCSDPLVNRLHENVVQSMRGNFLDVPTDCPQRDERLGWTGDLQVFAPTASFLFDSAGFLSSWLADLAAEQREDGLVPHVVPNVTSASNAAAAWGDAAVIVPWVLYRRYGDTGILERQFASMRAWVEHVAGLAGPDRLWDSGFQFGDWLDPAAPANRPEQARTYPEIVATAYFARSADLLAQAAEAIGRDAAPHRELADQVRRAFAAEYVTGSGRLLSDSPTAYALALEFALLPEPGRRARAASRLVELVRASGYKIATGFVGTPLICDALAEAGETEAAYRLLLQRECPSWLYPVTQGATTIWERWDSLLPDGTVNPSGMTSFNHYAFGAVADWLHRTVAGLAPAAPGYREIAVRPRPGGGLTHAAARLRTPYGLAAASWRVDDGTLTVEAVVPPNTTAHVTLPGGDRHTVGSGTHHWTSPYTETRAAAAPLTLDSTLAEVADRPGAMRVVTDAIVRHLPEIAEYVETGMDSAAQNMTVHEAIALIPNADHLPAEIETGFAALQKD encoded by the coding sequence GTGATCACCCTCCGATTCGAGCACCTGCGTGAACCGCTGGGCATCGGCACCCCCGCACCCCGCCTGTCCTGGTCGGCCGAGACCGGCACGCCGGACTGGCGGCAGAGCGCCTACGAGGTCGAGGCCAGGGGCGAGCGGGTCCGGGTCGAGTCGGCCGAATCGGTCCTGGTGCCGTGGCCGTTCGCGCCGCTGGCGGCGCGCGAGCGTGTGGCGGTGCGGGTGCGGGTCGAAGGCCCCGGCGGGTGGTCGGCGTGGAGCGAGCCCGCGCACGTGGAGGCGGGGTTGCTGGCGCGGGAGGATTGGACGGCCGCGTTCGTCAGCCCGGGGGAGGGCTCGCTGCTGCGCGGCGAGTTCGAGGTCCGGCGGGGCGTGCGCGCCGCCCGGCTCTACACCACCGCGCTGGGCGTGTACGAGGCGGAGCTGAACGGCGAGGTCGTCGGCGACCATGTGCTGGCCCCCGGCTGGACCGCCTATGAGCACCGGCTGCGCTACCAGACCTTCGACGTGACGGACCTGCTGAGCGAGGGCACCAACTGCCTGGGCGCAACTCTTGGCGATGGCTGGTACCGGGGACGGCTGGGCTTCGAGGGCAAGCGGGCCCTGTACGGCGATCGGCTCGCCTGGCTGGCCCAGCTGGAGGTCGTCTACGACGACGGCACGGCAGAGCGTTTCGTGACGGATGAGTCGTGGCGGGCCGCGTCCGGGCCCTTGCTCTCCTCCGACCTGTACGACGGCGAGACCCACGACGCCCGCCAGGAACGCCGGGGCTGGTCGTCGCCCGGTTACGACGACTCCGGCTGGTCGCCGGCCGAGATCGTGGACCATGACCTGGGCACCCTGGTGGCGCCGGAAGGGCCGCCGGTGCGCCGCACCGAGACCCGGGCCCCCGTCGAGAAGCGCGTCACCCCGGGCGGCGCCACCGTCTACGACTTCGGCCAGAACCTGGTCGGCCGCCTCAGGATCACCGCCCGCGGTTCCGCCGGCGAGCGGGTGACGCTGCGGCACGCCGAGATGCTGCAGGACGGCGAGCTGTGCGTCGCCCCGCTGCGCACCGCCAAGGCCACCGACACCTACCTCCTGCGCGGCGACCCGCAGGGGGAGACGTGGGAGCCGCGCTTCACCTTCCACGGCTTCCGCTACGCCGAGGTGTCGGGGCCGGTGGACGACGTGGTCGCCGTCGTGTGCCGTTCCGACCTGGAGCGCACCGGCTGGTTCGACTGCTCCGACCCGCTCGTCAACCGGCTGCACGAGAACGTCGTGCAGAGCATGCGCGGCAACTTCCTCGACGTCCCCACCGACTGCCCGCAACGTGACGAACGCCTGGGCTGGACGGGCGATTTGCAGGTCTTCGCTCCCACTGCCTCCTTCCTGTTCGACAGCGCCGGCTTCCTGTCCTCCTGGCTCGCCGACCTGGCCGCCGAGCAGCGCGAGGACGGCCTGGTGCCGCACGTCGTGCCGAACGTCACCTCCGCCTCCAACGCCGCCGCGGCCTGGGGCGACGCCGCCGTGATCGTCCCGTGGGTGCTGTATCGCCGCTACGGCGACACCGGCATCCTGGAACGGCAGTTCGCGAGCATGCGCGCCTGGGTCGAGCACGTCGCCGGCCTGGCCGGGCCGGACCGGCTCTGGGACAGCGGCTTCCAGTTCGGCGACTGGCTCGACCCAGCCGCGCCCGCCAACCGGCCCGAGCAGGCCCGCACCTACCCCGAGATCGTGGCCACCGCCTACTTCGCCCGCTCGGCGGACCTGCTCGCCCAGGCGGCCGAGGCCATCGGGCGGGACGCCGCTCCCCATCGGGAGCTGGCCGACCAGGTGCGCCGAGCCTTCGCCGCCGAGTACGTCACCGGCTCCGGGCGGCTGCTGAGCGACTCGCCCACCGCCTACGCCCTGGCCCTGGAGTTCGCCCTGCTCCCCGAGCCGGGCCGGCGTGCGCGTGCTGCCTCCCGACTGGTGGAGCTGGTGCGCGCGAGCGGCTACAAGATCGCCACCGGTTTCGTCGGCACCCCGCTCATCTGCGACGCCCTGGCCGAGGCGGGGGAGACGGAGGCCGCCTACCGGCTGCTGCTGCAGCGCGAGTGCCCGTCCTGGTTGTATCCGGTCACGCAGGGCGCCACCACGATCTGGGAACGCTGGGACAGCCTGCTGCCCGACGGCACCGTCAACCCCAGCGGCATGACCTCCTTCAACCACTACGCCTTCGGCGCCGTCGCCGACTGGCTGCACCGCACGGTCGCGGGCCTCGCCCCGGCCGCGCCGGGCTACCGGGAGATCGCCGTGCGTCCCCGGCCCGGCGGCGGGCTCACCCATGCCGCCGCCCGGCTGCGTACCCCCTACGGCCTGGCCGCCGCCTCCTGGCGCGTCGACGACGGCACGCTCACCGTCGAAGCCGTCGTCCCGCCGAACACCACCGCGCACGTCACGCTGCCCGGCGGCGACCGGCACACCGTCGGCTCCGGCACGCACCACTGGACCTCCCCCTACACCGAGACCCGAGCCGCCGCCGCGCCGCTCACCCTGGACAGCACCCTGGCCGAGGTGGCCGACCGGCCCGGCGCGATGCGCGTCGTCACCGACGCCATCGTCCGGCACCTGCCGGAGATCGCCGAGTACGTGGAGACCGGCATGGACTCCGCCGCCCAGAACATGACGGTCCACGAGGCCATCGCCCTGATCCCGAACGCCGACCACCTGCCCGCCGAGATCGAGACCGGCTTCGCCGCGCTCCAGAAGGACTGA